In the Streptomyces sp. 3214.6 genome, CGAGGCATACACGAAGGGTGGCGTATCAGCGTGACGCAGCTGCCGGGTCTCCTCGACACCGAGGCGCTCCGCAAGGACTTCCCCATCCTGGACCGACAGATCCACGACGGTAAGAAGCTCGTGTACCTGGACAACGCGGCGACGTCGCAGAAGCCGCGCCAGGTACTGGACGCCCTGAACGAGTACTACGAGCGCTACAACGCCAACGTCCACCGCGGTGTGCATGTGCTCGCCGAGGAGGCCACGGCGTTGTACGAGGGCGCGCGTGACAAGGTCGCGTCGTTCATCAACGCGCCGAGCCGCGACGAGGTGATCTTCACCAAGAACGCCTCCGAGTCGCTCAACCTCGTGGCGAACATGCTGGGCTGGGCCGACGAGCCCTACCGCGTGGACCACGAGACCGAGATCGTCATCACGGAGATGGAGCACCACTCCAACATCGTGCCGTGGCAGCTGCTGTCGCAGCGCACGGGCGCGAAGCTGAAGTGGTTCGGCCTCACCGACGACGGCCGCCTCGACCTGTCCAACATCGACGAGATCATCACCGAGAAGACGAAGATCGTCTCCTTTGTGCTGGTGTCGAACATCCTGGGCACGGTGAACCCGGTCGAGGCGATAGTGCGCCGGGCGCAGGAGGTCGGTGCGCTCGTCTGCATCGACGCCTCGCAGGCCGCGCCGCACATGCCGCTGGACGTGCAGGCGCTGCAGGCCGACTTCGTGGCCTTCACCGGCCACAAGATGTGCGCTCCGACCGGCATCGGTGTCCTGTGGGGTCGTCAGGAGCTGCTGGAGGACCTTCCCCCGTTCCTCGGCGGCGGCGAGA is a window encoding:
- a CDS encoding cysteine desulfurase, which translates into the protein MTQLPGLLDTEALRKDFPILDRQIHDGKKLVYLDNAATSQKPRQVLDALNEYYERYNANVHRGVHVLAEEATALYEGARDKVASFINAPSRDEVIFTKNASESLNLVANMLGWADEPYRVDHETEIVITEMEHHSNIVPWQLLSQRTGAKLKWFGLTDDGRLDLSNIDEIITEKTKIVSFVLVSNILGTVNPVEAIVRRAQEVGALVCIDASQAAPHMPLDVQALQADFVAFTGHKMCAPTGIGVLWGRQELLEDLPPFLGGGEMIETVSMHSSTYAPAPHKFEAGTPPVAQAVGLGAAIDYLSAIGMDKILAHEHALTEYAVKRLGEVPDLRIIGPSTAEDRGAAISFTLGDIHPHDVGQVLDEQGIAVRVGHHCARPVCLRYGIPATTRASFYLYSTPAEIDALVDGLEHVRNFFG